CAGCAAACTCTTCCGGGAAACCGCCGCCGATATACAGCCCCTGCGCATTTTCTGGAACTTCCTCATTTTGTAAAGGAGAGAAGTAATGCAAAGTGGCACCATATGCACGGAGTAATTCTAAATTTTCTTCATAATAGAAGTTAAAAGCGGCATCCTTTGCAACTGCAATATGTACTTCTTGACTTTGCGGCTCTGCATCAAAAATAGATGCAGGGACGTCCAATGATTGTGTTTTTGTAATTTCCAGCAGCTGTTCAATATCCACTGTTTCTTCGATCGCTTCTGCAAGACTATCAAAATAGGAATCTAGATCACCACGTTCAATGGCTGGCACTAAACCCAGATGGCGGCTTGGCATCAAAGGTACAGCTCCTTTTGGTAGATAGCCAATGACAGGAATTCCGCATTCTTGTTCAATCGCTGCTTTGACAATTTCAAAATGGCTTTTACTTCCTAATTGATTGGCAATAACACCAACAATATTTGAATTTTCATCTAACAGTTGAAATCCTTTGACAATCGCAGCCGCACTTCTTGCCATACTTGCCGCATTGACAATTAAAATGACGGGGCTTTTTGTAATCTCACTAATATGAGCAGCAGATCCTTCATTTGATAATGGCGATTTGCCATCATAAAAGCCCATGACTCCTTCAATAATAGCGGCATCTGCATCTTGGCTCGCTCTAGCGACAATGGCACGAACGGTTTCATGGGACATCATGAAACTATCAATATTACGAGAAGGGCGTTGTGTAACAGCAGTATGATATGTTGGGTCAATATAATCTGGGCCGCATTTAAAGCCCTGGACTGTTAAACCACGCTTCATAAGCGCACGCATGATGCCGATTGTAAACGTTGTTTTTCCAACACCGCTTCCAGTGCCGGCTAGAACAAATCGATTCATCGTACTTCCTCCTCAAAGTTGACACGTGCAATGGATATAGTCACATTTCCGCTTTTCTTTTTCTCCAGCAGTAACTCTTTCGCATTCGAATAAAGCAATGCGGCCGGCTCACTGACCCCATATGCACCTGTATATTTATAGACAGTTTCCGACGGATTTTCCATCGGTATTGCATTTAGCTCGTCAGGTGTGTAAGTTACAAACGGCCAGTTATGTTTAGCCGTTAATTCAAGCAGGCCTGTTTCGTTTTTCTTTAAATCAATGGTCGCAACTGCTTTGACACTTTTTTTACTTAAACACAGCTCCGCTAATGTTTCATCTATGACTTGTTCAATCTCTGCCATTGCCGTACCACGATTACAGCCAATGCCAAGTACAATTGATTTTGGACGATACATAACTCCGTTCTCGAGCAGCACCTCTTCATGTGCCTTAATTAAACGATCTGTAATAAGCAGTGCCGCTTGTGGCTTTGCCATAATTGCTTCATCTATCGTAGGATAAATTTTCAAATTGTCCGGCATTGAGCGATCGTACATCCACCAATTTTTTTCTCCCGTTTCCTGCACAATCG
This genomic stretch from Neobacillus niacini harbors:
- a CDS encoding cobyrinate a,c-diamide synthase produces the protein MNRFVLAGTGSGVGKTTFTIGIMRALMKRGLTVQGFKCGPDYIDPTYHTAVTQRPSRNIDSFMMSHETVRAIVARASQDADAAIIEGVMGFYDGKSPLSNEGSAAHISEITKSPVILIVNAASMARSAAAIVKGFQLLDENSNIVGVIANQLGSKSHFEIVKAAIEQECGIPVIGYLPKGAVPLMPSRHLGLVPAIERGDLDSYFDSLAEAIEETVDIEQLLEITKTQSLDVPASIFDAEPQSQEVHIAVAKDAAFNFYYEENLELLRAYGATLHYFSPLQNEEVPENAQGLYIGGGFPEEFAEVLAKNEETKQSIRTALERGIPTLAECGGFMYLTEEIVNRQGQVFPMLGIIPGRVRMQDKLAALGYREITGVPGNFLINEEEQAKGHEFHYSTYEGELTSPAYFSKGRFRAQQEGYLHKNIVAGYTHFHFASNPQLVKNWLTACLEDKQ
- a CDS encoding cobalt-precorrin 5A hydrolase, which produces MISLREGEIPVIEKRKPYALVAITKHGVAHARSYAEKFPYADLYYMKKFEQGDEDTRKIQLFDGTVRLLLPALFQQYKGIICIISLGAVVRMIAPLLIDKKKDPAVLVVDDKGQYVVSVLSGHVGGANALTHEFANAIGAAPVVTTASDVQKTIPVDLFGAKFGWMWDSEEKLTPVSASVVNEEHVAIVQETGEKNWWMYDRSMPDNLKIYPTIDEAIMAKPQAALLITDRLIKAHEEVLLENGVMYRPKSIVLGIGCNRGTAMAEIEQVIDETLAELCLSKKSVKAVATIDLKKNETGLLELTAKHNWPFVTYTPDELNAIPMENPSETVYKYTGAYGVSEPAALLYSNAKELLLEKKKSGNVTISIARVNFEEEVR